From Pseudomonas sp. LS1212, the proteins below share one genomic window:
- a CDS encoding multidrug effflux MFS transporter, translating into MNLRIILILGALSAFGPLAIDFYLPGFPAMATAFGTDEKHIQTTLAAYFLGLSIGQLAYGPVADRFGRRVPLLAGVVLFTLASLACAYAPSLDALIAARFVQALGGCAGMVLSRAIVSDKCDAVASAKVFSQLMLVMGLAPILAPMLGGVLVNLYGWQSIFIALTLFSALSALAVALGLPESLPANQPRQPLSGALRQYGRLLKDKVFIGHALTGGIAMAGMFAYIAGSPFVFIKLYGVPAEHYGWLFGANAAGFILVAQVNARLLAKRGPAFLLARTIWVYLASGLVLLGISGLHTQALWPLLIPLFVCIASLGCIIPNASASAMNGQGARAGSASALLGCLQFSVAAGAASLVSILHDGSALPMALVISLCGLLAVTFAVLTRRLQLARG; encoded by the coding sequence ATGAACCTGAGAATAATCCTGATTCTTGGCGCCTTGAGTGCGTTCGGTCCGTTGGCGATCGACTTCTACCTACCGGGTTTTCCGGCGATGGCCACGGCCTTCGGCACCGACGAAAAACATATACAGACCACCCTCGCGGCCTACTTCCTGGGCTTGTCCATCGGGCAACTGGCCTATGGGCCGGTGGCCGACCGATTTGGTCGACGGGTGCCATTGCTGGCAGGGGTGGTGCTGTTCACCCTGGCCTCGCTGGCTTGCGCCTATGCGCCGAGCCTGGATGCCCTGATTGCCGCTCGGTTCGTACAGGCGCTGGGCGGGTGTGCCGGGATGGTGCTGTCGCGGGCGATCGTCAGCGATAAGTGCGATGCCGTGGCGTCGGCCAAAGTGTTCTCGCAACTGATGCTGGTCATGGGCCTGGCACCGATTCTCGCGCCGATGTTGGGCGGTGTGTTGGTCAACCTGTATGGTTGGCAGTCGATTTTTATCGCCTTAACCCTGTTCAGTGCCCTGAGCGCGCTGGCGGTAGCGCTAGGGCTGCCTGAAAGCCTGCCGGCCAATCAACCGCGACAGCCATTGTCGGGCGCGCTGCGCCAGTATGGGCGGCTACTCAAGGACAAGGTATTTATCGGGCACGCCTTGACCGGCGGTATCGCCATGGCCGGGATGTTTGCCTATATCGCCGGGTCGCCCTTTGTCTTCATCAAACTCTATGGCGTGCCGGCCGAGCACTATGGTTGGCTGTTCGGTGCCAACGCGGCGGGTTTCATTCTGGTCGCGCAAGTCAATGCGCGACTGCTGGCCAAGCGTGGCCCGGCCTTTCTGCTGGCGCGGACCATCTGGGTCTATCTGGCATCGGGGCTGGTACTGCTGGGGATCAGCGGGTTGCATACCCAGGCGCTTTGGCCATTGTTGATCCCTCTGTTTGTCTGTATCGCCAGCCTCGGCTGCATCATCCCCAATGCATCGGCGAGTGCCATGAACGGGCAGGGCGCTCGGGCGGGCAGTGCCTCTGCGCTGCTCGGTTGCCTGCAGTTCAGCGTGGCGGCGGGTGCTGCGTCGTTGGTGAGCATCCTGCACGATGGCAGTGCCCTGCCGATGGCGCTGGTCATCAGCTTGTGCGGGCTGCTGGCTGTCACGTTCGCGGTGCTGACCCGTCGGTTGCAGTTGGCCAGGGGTTAA
- a CDS encoding PA4780 family RIO1-like protein kinase — protein MKTPKRIEPLIEDGLVDEVLRPLMSGKEAAVYVVRCGDELRCAKVYKEANKRSFRQAAEYQEGRKVRNSRQARAMAKGSKFGRKEAEDAWQNAEVAALFRLANAGVRVPKPFDFLEGVLLMELVADEYGDAAPRLNDVELEPDQAREYHDFLIRQIVLMLCTGLVHGDLSEFNVLLGPEGPVIIDLPQAVDAAGNNHAFSMLERDVGNMAGYFGRFAPELKNTRYAREMWSLYEAGSLHPGSLLTGEFADDETQADVFWVMREIEAARLDEMRRQAVRAADDLPPGKTEEPPPPWLQ, from the coding sequence ATGAAGACTCCAAAACGCATTGAACCGTTGATTGAAGACGGTCTGGTCGACGAGGTGCTGCGCCCACTGATGAGTGGTAAAGAGGCAGCTGTCTATGTAGTGCGCTGCGGTGACGAGCTGCGTTGTGCCAAGGTTTACAAGGAGGCCAACAAGCGCAGTTTCCGTCAGGCCGCCGAGTACCAGGAGGGCCGTAAGGTCCGTAACAGCCGGCAGGCCCGGGCGATGGCCAAGGGCTCCAAGTTCGGGCGCAAGGAAGCCGAGGATGCCTGGCAGAATGCCGAGGTCGCGGCACTGTTTCGCCTGGCCAACGCGGGTGTCCGCGTGCCCAAGCCCTTTGACTTCCTCGAGGGTGTGCTGTTGATGGAGCTGGTTGCCGACGAGTACGGCGATGCCGCTCCCCGGCTCAATGACGTGGAACTCGAGCCCGACCAGGCGCGCGAGTACCATGATTTCCTGATCCGGCAGATCGTCCTGATGCTGTGTACCGGTCTGGTGCATGGTGACTTGTCTGAGTTCAACGTTCTGCTGGGCCCGGAAGGGCCGGTCATCATCGACCTGCCACAAGCGGTCGATGCGGCGGGCAACAACCACGCCTTCAGCATGCTCGAGCGCGATGTCGGCAACATGGCCGGTTATTTCGGCCGCTTTGCCCCGGAGCTCAAGAACACCCGGTACGCCAGGGAAATGTGGTCACTCTACGAAGCCGGTAGCCTGCACCCGGGCAGCCTGCTCACGGGTGAGTTCGCGGACGATGAAACCCAGGCCGACGTGTTTTGGGTCATGCGCGAAATCGAAGCGGCACGTCTGGACGAGATGCGACGCCAGGCCGTTCGTGCCGCCGACGACTTGCCGCCGGGCAAGACCGAAGAGCCGCCGCCGCCCTGGCTGCAGTAG
- the cueR gene encoding Cu(I)-responsive transcriptional regulator, translating into MNIGQAARHSGLSAKMIRYYESIGLLKATHRSDNGYRLYQQDDLHTLAFIKRSRDLGFSLEEVAQLLTLWQDRQRASADVKALAHRHIEELNHKIDELVSLRDTLQELAAHCQGDDRPDCPILKDLATGGACH; encoded by the coding sequence ATGAACATCGGCCAAGCAGCCAGGCACAGCGGCCTGAGCGCAAAGATGATTCGCTATTACGAGTCCATCGGGCTGCTCAAGGCCACCCATCGCAGCGACAATGGCTATCGCCTGTACCAGCAGGACGACCTGCACACCCTGGCATTTATCAAGCGTTCGCGAGACCTGGGCTTTTCCCTGGAAGAAGTGGCCCAGCTACTGACCCTGTGGCAGGACCGCCAACGCGCCAGTGCCGACGTCAAGGCCCTGGCCCACCGGCACATCGAAGAGCTGAATCACAAAATCGATGAATTGGTGAGCCTGCGCGACACTTTGCAGGAACTGGCCGCCCACTGCCAGGGCGACGACCGCCCCGACTGCCCGATCCTCAAGGACCTGGCCACCGGGGGGGCCTGCCACTAA
- a CDS encoding heavy-metal-associated domain-containing protein produces MQVFNVQGMSCGHCVRAVTAAVKRQDESAAVEVDLGNAQVRVESSLSAEQIIGLISEEGYVAKAL; encoded by the coding sequence ATGCAAGTATTCAATGTCCAAGGTATGTCGTGTGGTCACTGTGTCCGGGCAGTCACTGCCGCGGTAAAGCGCCAGGACGAGTCGGCGGCGGTCGAGGTCGATCTGGGCAATGCCCAGGTCCGTGTCGAAAGTTCGTTGAGTGCAGAACAGATCATTGGGCTGATCAGCGAAGAGGGATACGTCGCCAAGGCGCTCTAA
- a CDS encoding MaoC family dehydratase yields MPIQWHDLSTPPHLSGLYGKAVLHRKITGSELPELGLRCRVNVDPARVVAYSRVCGFGESNLLPATYPHVMAFALQMQLMTDKAFPFTLLGLVHLHNRIRVLRPLGAVSSTRIGVHVENLQAHAKGATFDLVTQVDDALGPLWEEVSTMLYRGAKVPGEPPAEVIAAQLPLVEVSRWYAGKEAGRRYARVSGDYNPIHLSATSARLFGFPQAIAHGMWIKAMSVAALRERLPAANYEIAVQFHKPVRLPSEVVLSASAKGSGGQLQLAGKGDLVHMVGSWEAGG; encoded by the coding sequence ATGCCCATTCAATGGCACGACCTCAGTACCCCGCCACACCTCTCCGGGCTGTATGGCAAGGCCGTCCTGCACCGCAAGATCACCGGCAGCGAGCTGCCCGAGCTGGGCCTGCGTTGCCGGGTGAATGTCGACCCCGCCAGGGTCGTCGCCTATAGCCGGGTCTGTGGCTTTGGCGAAAGCAACCTGCTGCCGGCGACGTATCCCCATGTGATGGCGTTCGCCCTGCAAATGCAGCTGATGACGGACAAGGCGTTCCCCTTCACCCTGCTCGGCCTGGTGCACCTGCATAACCGCATACGCGTGCTGCGCCCGCTCGGCGCCGTCAGCAGTACGCGGATCGGCGTGCACGTGGAGAACCTGCAAGCCCATGCCAAAGGAGCGACCTTCGATTTGGTCACCCAGGTCGACGATGCGCTCGGCCCGCTCTGGGAAGAGGTCAGCACCATGCTCTACCGTGGGGCCAAGGTGCCTGGCGAGCCGCCGGCCGAAGTCATTGCGGCGCAGTTGCCGCTGGTCGAGGTCAGCCGCTGGTACGCTGGCAAGGAGGCCGGCCGGCGCTATGCCCGGGTGAGTGGCGACTACAACCCGATCCACCTGAGCGCCACCAGCGCCCGCCTGTTCGGCTTTCCCCAGGCCATCGCCCATGGCATGTGGATCAAGGCCATGAGCGTGGCGGCGCTGCGTGAACGCTTGCCGGCGGCCAATTACGAGATTGCGGTGCAGTTTCACAAGCCGGTGAGGTTGCCCAGTGAAGTGGTGCTTTCGGCGAGTGCCAAGGGGTCCGGTGGGCAGTTGCAGTTGGCGGGCAAGGGGGATTTGGTGCATATGGTGGGGAGTTGGGAGGCGGGTGGGTAG
- a CDS encoding 3-oxoacyl-ACP reductase yields MSDRYIDFANSDIGRRLVGAVGLPTPARLERWQAGRLRPIEGALLLGGGSLAAKVAEFANRLTDEVYSFATEGLDTPAWVPGLGAKLKAVLFDASEIADIDQLKQLREFFQPLLRSLAPSAHVVILGRAPENLDDPLASVAQRALEGFSRSLAKELRNGGTLQLLYVSEATEGQLEGALRFFLSPKSAFISGQVLRLSVCANQVHDWTRPLAGRRALVTGAARGIGAAIAETLTRDGAEVVLLDVPQAKADLEALAARLGGRAVTLDIGADDAPAQLIAALPEGIDIVVHNAGITRDKTLANMTPEFWDSVLAVNLKAPHLLTQALFDNGTLQDNSRVILLASISGIAGSRGQSNYAASKAGLIGLAQAWAPRLAERGSSIAAVAPGFIETRMTAAIPFAMREAGRRMSSLGQGGLPQDVAEAVAWLSQPGSGALNGQVLRVCGQALMGA; encoded by the coding sequence ATGTCTGACCGATATATCGACTTTGCCAACTCTGACATCGGCCGCCGTCTGGTTGGCGCCGTCGGCCTGCCGACCCCGGCGCGCCTGGAACGTTGGCAGGCCGGCCGCCTGCGCCCGATCGAAGGCGCGCTGCTGCTGGGCGGTGGCTCGCTCGCAGCAAAGGTCGCCGAGTTCGCCAATCGGCTGACCGATGAGGTGTACAGCTTTGCCACCGAGGGCCTGGACACCCCGGCCTGGGTACCGGGGTTGGGGGCCAAGCTCAAGGCCGTGCTGTTCGATGCCAGTGAGATCGCCGACATCGACCAGCTCAAGCAGCTGCGTGAATTTTTCCAGCCGCTGCTCAGAAGCCTTGCGCCAAGTGCCCATGTGGTGATCCTGGGGCGAGCGCCGGAAAACCTCGACGACCCGCTGGCCAGCGTCGCCCAGCGAGCCCTGGAGGGCTTCAGCCGCTCCCTGGCCAAAGAACTGCGCAATGGCGGCACCCTGCAATTGCTGTATGTCAGCGAAGCGACCGAGGGGCAGCTCGAAGGCGCACTACGGTTTTTCCTTTCGCCCAAAAGCGCCTTTATCTCGGGCCAGGTACTGCGGCTGAGCGTCTGTGCCAACCAGGTTCACGACTGGACCCGGCCCCTGGCCGGGCGCAGGGCCCTGGTCACGGGCGCTGCACGCGGCATTGGCGCGGCCATTGCCGAAACCCTGACCCGCGATGGCGCTGAAGTGGTGTTGCTGGATGTTCCGCAGGCCAAGGCCGATCTGGAAGCACTCGCCGCACGCCTGGGCGGCCGCGCCGTCACCCTGGATATCGGCGCCGATGACGCCCCGGCACAGTTGATCGCAGCATTGCCCGAGGGCATCGACATCGTTGTTCACAACGCCGGTATCACCCGCGACAAGACCCTGGCCAACATGACCCCGGAGTTCTGGGACTCTGTACTGGCCGTCAACCTCAAGGCGCCGCACCTTTTGACCCAGGCACTGTTCGACAACGGTACGCTGCAGGACAACAGCCGCGTCATCCTGTTGGCCTCGATCAGCGGCATTGCCGGCAGCCGCGGGCAATCCAACTATGCCGCCAGCAAGGCCGGGCTGATCGGCCTGGCCCAGGCCTGGGCACCGCGCCTGGCCGAACGCGGTTCAAGCATCGCAGCCGTGGCGCCGGGCTTTATCGAAACCCGCATGACCGCCGCGATCCCGTTTGCCATGCGTGAAGCCGGCCGGCGCATGAGCAGCCTGGGCCAGGGCGGCCTGCCGCAGGATGTCGCCGAAGCCGTGGCCTGGCTCAGCCAGCCCGGTTCCGGCGCGCTCAACGGGCAAGTGCTGCGGGTGTGCGGCCAAGCCCTGATGGGAGCCTGA
- a CDS encoding heavy metal translocating P-type ATPase — protein sequence MFEPTTFDLPIVGMTCASCAGRVERALRNVEGASDVSVNLATEQARVQAPADRLPALLKAVEGAGYSVPAQTLELEIGGMTCASCVGRVERALAKVPGVRQAAVNLASERARIELLGQLDPAVLICAVSQAGYTASLPQDTRARRDDVEQRLHKERWALSLAIVLALPLILPMLLQPFGVHWMLPAWVQFALATPVQFIFGARFYVAAWKAVKASTGNMDLLVAIGTSAGYGLSVYEWAEAAAGEMPHLYFEASAVVIALVLLGKYLESRAKRQTSSAIRSLEALRPERAVQVIDGREQMVAISALRLNDLVLVKPGERFAVDGEVVEGQSHADEALISGESLPVPKQPGDKVTGGAINGEGRLLVRTLALGTETVLARIIRLVEDAQAAKAPIQKLVDRVSQVFVPVVLLLALITLVGWWLSGAPIETAIINAVTVLVIACPCALGLATPTAIMAGTGVAARHGILIKDAEVLERAHVVSSVVFDKTGTLTSGTPRIVHSHALIGNDQQLLQLAGALQRGSEHPLAKAVLDACQEQNLTVDQVSASQSLSGRGIAGTLQGRDLALGNRRMLEDSGLSSGQLGDLAQVWEAEGRTLSWLIERGPQPQVLGLFAFGDSLKPGAAQAVQQLAAQRISSHLLTGDNRGSARVVAEALGITDVHAEVLPADKAATVVELKKSGIVAMVGDGINDAPALAAADIGIAMGGGTDVAMQAAGITLMRGDPRLVPAALEISHKTYAKIRQNLFWAFVYNLIGIPLAAFGLLNPVLAGAAMALSSVSVVSNALWLKTWKPKDPTGVNAA from the coding sequence ATGTTCGAACCCACCACGTTTGATCTGCCCATTGTCGGCATGACCTGCGCCAGTTGCGCAGGCCGTGTCGAGCGCGCCCTGCGCAATGTAGAGGGCGCCAGCGATGTCAGTGTCAACCTGGCGACCGAGCAGGCCCGCGTACAAGCGCCTGCCGATCGCCTGCCAGCCTTGCTCAAGGCAGTAGAAGGCGCCGGTTACAGCGTACCGGCGCAAACCCTGGAACTCGAGATCGGCGGCATGACCTGCGCATCCTGCGTCGGCCGCGTCGAGCGTGCCCTTGCCAAAGTACCGGGCGTGCGCCAGGCCGCTGTCAATCTGGCCAGCGAACGCGCGCGCATCGAACTGCTTGGCCAGCTGGACCCTGCGGTATTGATTTGCGCCGTCAGCCAGGCCGGTTACACAGCCTCATTGCCGCAGGACACTCGCGCCCGGCGCGATGACGTCGAACAGCGCTTGCACAAGGAACGCTGGGCATTGAGCCTGGCCATTGTGCTGGCTCTGCCGCTGATACTGCCGATGCTGCTGCAACCTTTCGGCGTGCACTGGATGCTGCCGGCCTGGGTTCAGTTCGCGCTGGCAACCCCCGTGCAGTTCATTTTCGGTGCACGCTTCTATGTGGCGGCCTGGAAGGCGGTCAAGGCTAGCACCGGGAACATGGACCTGCTGGTCGCGATCGGCACCAGCGCCGGCTATGGCCTGAGCGTCTACGAATGGGCAGAAGCCGCCGCCGGCGAGATGCCGCATTTGTACTTTGAGGCCTCTGCGGTGGTGATTGCCTTGGTCCTGCTCGGCAAATACCTGGAAAGCCGGGCCAAGCGCCAGACAAGCAGTGCGATTCGCTCCCTCGAAGCCTTGCGCCCGGAACGGGCGGTGCAAGTGATCGACGGCCGCGAGCAGATGGTCGCTATCAGCGCCCTGCGCCTGAACGATCTGGTACTGGTCAAGCCCGGCGAGCGCTTTGCGGTCGATGGCGAGGTCGTCGAAGGCCAGAGCCATGCCGATGAAGCGCTGATCAGCGGGGAAAGCCTGCCAGTGCCGAAACAGCCCGGCGACAAGGTGACCGGTGGCGCCATCAACGGCGAAGGCCGCTTGCTGGTGCGCACCCTGGCACTGGGCACTGAAACCGTTCTGGCGCGGATTATCCGCCTGGTCGAAGATGCCCAGGCCGCCAAGGCGCCGATTCAGAAACTGGTGGACCGGGTCAGCCAGGTCTTCGTGCCGGTCGTCCTGCTGCTGGCACTGATTACGCTGGTGGGCTGGTGGCTCAGCGGTGCCCCCATCGAAACCGCAATCATCAACGCCGTGACCGTGCTGGTCATCGCCTGCCCTTGTGCCCTGGGCCTGGCCACGCCGACGGCGATCATGGCCGGCACTGGCGTAGCGGCCCGCCACGGCATTCTGATCAAGGATGCCGAAGTGCTGGAGCGCGCCCATGTGGTCAGTAGCGTGGTCTTTGACAAAACCGGGACCCTGACGTCCGGCACCCCACGAATTGTCCACAGCCATGCACTGATTGGTAATGACCAGCAACTTCTGCAACTGGCCGGCGCCCTGCAACGCGGCAGTGAACACCCCCTGGCCAAGGCCGTGCTCGACGCCTGCCAGGAACAGAACCTTACCGTAGACCAGGTCAGCGCCAGCCAGTCGCTGAGCGGACGCGGCATTGCCGGTACCCTGCAAGGCCGTGATCTGGCCCTGGGCAATCGGCGCATGCTCGAAGACAGCGGTTTGAGCAGCGGCCAATTGGGCGACCTGGCGCAGGTCTGGGAAGCAGAAGGGCGAACCTTGTCCTGGCTGATCGAACGCGGCCCGCAACCGCAGGTACTCGGGCTGTTCGCCTTTGGCGACAGCCTCAAGCCCGGTGCCGCACAAGCCGTGCAACAGCTGGCAGCCCAACGGATCAGCAGCCATCTGCTGACCGGGGACAACCGCGGCAGCGCCCGCGTGGTCGCAGAGGCCCTTGGCATCACCGATGTCCATGCCGAAGTGCTGCCGGCAGACAAGGCCGCCACCGTGGTCGAACTGAAGAAATCGGGCATCGTGGCCATGGTGGGTGACGGTATCAACGACGCCCCTGCCCTGGCCGCAGCCGACATCGGCATCGCCATGGGCGGCGGCACCGACGTGGCCATGCAGGCCGCCGGCATCACCCTGATGCGCGGCGATCCACGGCTGGTACCGGCGGCCCTGGAGATCAGCCACAAGACCTACGCAAAGATTCGCCAGAACCTGTTCTGGGCCTTTGTCTACAACCTGATCGGTATCCCGTTGGCCGCGTTCGGGCTGCTCAACCCGGTCCTCGCTGGCGCCGCCATGGCGCTTTCGAGCGTCAGCGTGGTAAGCAACGCACTGTGGTTGAAAACCTGGAAACCGAAAGATCCGACGGGAGTAAATGCCGCATGA
- a CDS encoding zinc-binding alcohol dehydrogenase family protein, which produces MKAIAYYHSLPITDPAALQDIELPTPVAGPRDLLVEVKAISVNPVDTKVRKSVQPEGGEAKVLGWDVAGVVKAVGSEVSLFQPGDKVYYAGSIARAGGNSELHVVDERIVGHMPKTLGFAEAAALPLTAITAWELLFERLQIREGQAETGQSLLIVGAAGGVGSILTQLASQLTGLKVIGTASRPQTQAWVRALGADLVLDHSQPLAEELKRQGLAQVTHVASLTQTDQHLDQLIEALAPQGKLGLIDDPKQLDVTKLKRKSLSLHWEFMYTRSLFETADMLEQHKLLDRVAELIDAGTLKTTVGEHYGSINAANLRRAHALLESGAAKGKIVLEGF; this is translated from the coding sequence ATGAAAGCCATCGCCTATTACCACTCCCTTCCGATCACCGACCCGGCAGCATTGCAGGACATCGAACTGCCGACGCCCGTCGCGGGCCCGCGCGACCTGCTGGTCGAAGTCAAGGCCATCTCGGTCAACCCGGTTGACACCAAAGTGCGCAAGAGCGTCCAACCCGAAGGCGGTGAAGCGAAGGTGCTGGGCTGGGACGTCGCGGGCGTGGTCAAGGCCGTCGGCAGTGAAGTCAGCCTGTTCCAGCCTGGCGACAAGGTGTACTACGCGGGTTCCATTGCCCGGGCCGGCGGCAACAGCGAACTGCACGTGGTCGATGAGCGAATCGTCGGGCACATGCCCAAGACCCTGGGTTTCGCCGAAGCCGCCGCGTTGCCGCTGACCGCCATCACCGCCTGGGAACTGCTCTTCGAACGCTTGCAGATCCGCGAAGGCCAGGCCGAGACAGGCCAGAGCCTGCTGATCGTCGGCGCCGCCGGCGGCGTGGGCTCGATCCTCACTCAACTGGCCAGCCAGTTGACCGGCCTCAAGGTCATTGGTACCGCGTCGCGCCCGCAAACCCAGGCGTGGGTGCGCGCACTGGGGGCCGACCTGGTACTCGACCATAGCCAGCCGCTGGCCGAAGAGCTCAAGCGCCAGGGCCTGGCCCAGGTGACCCATGTCGCCAGCCTGACGCAAACCGACCAGCATCTCGATCAACTGATCGAAGCCCTGGCGCCGCAAGGCAAGCTGGGCCTGATCGACGACCCGAAACAACTGGATGTGACCAAGCTCAAGCGCAAGAGCCTGTCGCTGCACTGGGAGTTCATGTACACCCGCTCGCTGTTCGAAACCGCAGATATGCTTGAGCAGCACAAGCTGCTCGACCGGGTCGCTGAACTGATCGATGCCGGCACCCTGAAAACCACCGTTGGCGAGCACTACGGCAGCATCAATGCGGCGAACCTGCGACGTGCTCATGCGCTGCTGGAAAGCGGAGCGGCGAAGGGTAAAATCGTACTGGAAGGCTTCTGA
- a CDS encoding methyltransferase, whose translation MSDRHFDELATRFAEKIYGGAKGAIRLAVLQADLAEALPDRPLRVLDIGAGLGHMSLWLAERGHQVTLAEPAAPMLNAARERFAAAGQDATFIQAPWQELLGQLTQPYDLVLCHAVLEWLAEPHAILPVLHQLTRPGGWLSLAFYNRDALVYRNLLKGHFRKLRKNKLAGEKQSLTPQMPLDPRELQAQLGGYWLVETQSGVRVFHDYMPTEFQAKAELIDLLEMELAHRRHPAYAGLGRYLHWICRPV comes from the coding sequence ATGAGTGACCGTCACTTCGATGAACTGGCAACCCGCTTCGCCGAAAAAATCTACGGCGGCGCCAAGGGTGCCATACGCCTGGCGGTGCTCCAGGCGGACCTGGCCGAAGCCTTGCCGGATCGCCCCTTGCGTGTGCTGGATATCGGTGCCGGCTTGGGCCATATGTCCCTGTGGCTGGCCGAGCGCGGCCATCAGGTGACCCTGGCCGAACCTGCCGCCCCCATGCTGAACGCGGCGCGCGAACGCTTCGCAGCCGCCGGGCAAGACGCGACGTTCATCCAGGCACCCTGGCAGGAACTGCTTGGGCAACTCACCCAACCCTATGACCTGGTGCTCTGCCATGCCGTGCTCGAATGGCTGGCCGAACCCCACGCCATCCTGCCTGTGCTGCACCAGTTGACCCGTCCGGGTGGCTGGTTGTCGCTGGCCTTTTATAACCGCGATGCGCTGGTGTACCGCAACCTGCTCAAGGGCCATTTCCGCAAACTGCGCAAGAACAAACTGGCCGGCGAAAAGCAGAGCCTGACCCCACAAATGCCGCTTGATCCGCGTGAGCTGCAGGCGCAACTTGGTGGTTACTGGCTGGTCGAAACACAGAGCGGGGTGCGGGTTTTCCACGACTACATGCCGACCGAATTTCAGGCAAAAGCCGAACTGATTGACCTGCTGGAAATGGAACTGGCGCACCGCCGCCATCCGGCCTACGCCGGCCTCGGACGTTACCTGCACTGGATCTGCCGTCCGGTCTGA
- a CDS encoding MazG-like family protein has protein sequence MNLDELTQRLHRIRDTNDWRGFHSPKNLAMAASVEMAELVEIFQWLSEDQSRQLSTEQLEHAGQEVGDVVLYLLLLCSELGLDMEQVVRSKLADSERRFAR, from the coding sequence ATGAACCTAGACGAACTCACCCAACGCCTGCACCGCATCCGCGACACCAACGACTGGCGCGGCTTTCACAGCCCGAAGAACCTGGCCATGGCTGCCAGCGTCGAAATGGCCGAGCTGGTGGAGATTTTCCAATGGCTCAGTGAGGATCAGTCGCGGCAGTTGTCTACTGAACAGTTGGAACACGCCGGCCAGGAAGTCGGCGATGTGGTCCTCTACCTTCTGTTGCTGTGCAGCGAGCTGGGACTGGATATGGAACAAGTCGTGCGCAGCAAACTGGCCGACAGCGAAAGGCGCTTTGCCCGATGA
- a CDS encoding DUF3077 domain-containing protein: MKKLVPDPPETQSLHDVTTLLKLANKAILHALKEGVSQQDLLKTLKATGIATFGCHDGWQRPLFAVREGVNAEDALVHVSLLLQCAEQTADEISEQASGVERGLIGATIHSIEMARAVVDALLDGRRASV; the protein is encoded by the coding sequence ATGAAAAAACTCGTACCCGACCCACCCGAAACCCAATCCCTCCACGACGTCACAACCCTCCTGAAACTCGCCAACAAGGCGATCCTGCATGCGCTAAAAGAAGGCGTCAGCCAGCAAGACCTCCTCAAAACCCTGAAAGCCACCGGCATCGCCACCTTCGGCTGCCACGACGGCTGGCAGCGCCCGCTGTTCGCCGTGCGCGAAGGGGTCAATGCCGAGGATGCGCTGGTGCATGTCTCCTTGCTGCTGCAATGCGCGGAACAGACCGCCGATGAAATCAGCGAGCAGGCCAGTGGCGTGGAGCGTGGGTTGATCGGGGCGACGATTCATTCCATTGAAATGGCCCGGGCGGTGGTGGATGCGTTGTTGGATGGCCGCAGGGCATCTGTGTAG